A genomic window from Quercus lobata isolate SW786 chromosome 10, ValleyOak3.0 Primary Assembly, whole genome shotgun sequence includes:
- the LOC115964515 gene encoding phospholipid-transporting ATPase 10-like, which translates to MSIVKQDWLVRNELDPNRLACPNPKADVNQDNIQNLGVFPLLYQEGVQNVLLSWFQFLGWAFNGVLNAILIFFFCSRAMEHPAFRKGGEVAEFEILGTVMYTCIVWVVNCQIALSTNYFTLKNHCYIWGSIISWYIFLLAYGAMNPIISTTAYKVFIEACAPAPSYWLLTLFVVITSLIPYFTYRSIQLWFFPMYHQMVQWISKDGQSDDPQYCQMVRQRLLRPTTVGYTAIWRQHPNAF; encoded by the exons ATGTCTATTGTAAAACAAGATTGGCTTGTTAGGAATGAATTGGATCCCAATAGGTTAGCTTGCCCAAACCCAAAGGCTGATGTGAATCAAGATAATATCCAGAATTTAGGTGTG TTCCCTCTGTTGTACCAAGAAGGTGTACAAAACGTCCTATTAAGCTGGTTTCAATTCCTTGGCTGGGCGTTCAATGGGGTATTGAATGCGATAttgatcttcttcttttgctcCCGTGCAATGGAACATCCTGCCTTTCGTAAAGGTGGTGAAGTTGCAGAATTTGAAATCCTTGGAACTGTCATGTACACTTGCATTGTATGGGTGGTGAATTGTCAAATTGCACTATCCACTAACTATTTCACTTTAAAAAATCATTGCTACATCTGGGGTAGCATTATATCATGGTACATATTTCTATTGGCATATGGAGCAATGAACCCCATCATATCAACAACAGCCTATAAGGTCTTCATTGAAGCCTGTGCACCAGCCCCTTCTTATTGGCTTCTCACACTGTTTGTGGTAATCACTTCTCTAATCCCATATTTCACATACAGATCCATCCAACTGTGGTTTTTCCCCATGTATCATCAGATGGTACAGTGGATAAGTAAAGATGGGCAATCAGATGATCCTCAGTACTGTCAGATGGTAAGACAGAGATTGTTAAGGCCTACAACAGTGGGATATACAGCCATTTGGAGGCAACATCCAAACGCTTTCTAG